DNA sequence from the Colletotrichum higginsianum IMI 349063 chromosome 10, whole genome shotgun sequence genome:
AGCCTCCACTGCCAACGCCATTGTTTGCGACCGGTGGTTTGGCGGTGACGACTcgggcgagaagatgagCCTTGACAAGAGAAGAATGAGAAGAGATCGAGAGAAtaggtagagagagaggggcgAACCACATCTGCCACAGCATTGCAGCAAGAGATGAGactctctttctccccctccctccctctctccccctcccagACCGATGCGCCATGAGCCAAATGGCCGACATTCTCGAGACCCCAACTCCAAAAGGGAACATGCTGGTTTTCCTTACTTGGCGACCTCTCCTCTGCTACTGCTGCATGACTGCGCACGTCAATGCTTTGCCAGTCCAACACAACAAGCAGCTTGGCCCGATCTAATGATGACAGGTCGGACAgccctttctctctctctgtctctgctCAGCCGGGAGGCATGTCCCGCTGCGACCATCCGTTCGCGCCAAGCTGCCCGGCACACACCCAATCCCACGCTCAAAAAAACACCAAAGCTTGCAACACggtgtttttgtttttttttggtcaGGCGCGCAAGCTAGAGTGAGCACATCTTCTGAGGCCAACAGTCTTGATCGACAAAATGCCCGTCTTTACCTGACCTGTCTCGTCTCACCTTTACATCGCGAGAATGAATTGTTCACATCTTCCCTTGCAACCTGCTGCCTCATCTCAGAACAAGAACCTAGCTTGATGAGCTTTGCCTGTGAGATGACAGGGGGGGCTGGATGACGTCTTACGCCTCTTCCGGTCTTCGGAACCCCGCCCCGCACCCGTCACCCGAACATATCGACATGCCCCGCCTCCGGCGTCTCTGTCCGAGgccacccaccccctcctcctcctgagTCCCCTCCCCATTGTCGACTCCCACGCGCGCGATCGTATTTCTAATCCATCCACCCCCCTCTTCACGAGACGCTGACTAAACACCACTCGTGCCCGCATCGGAAGCTCATCTCATCGAAGAATAAGACAGAGAGAAAAAAACCAAAGTGCCCCCATCGCCAGAACTTCCAGCTTTAACTCAAGGCCATCGTCGCTCATGCCCCTCGTCGCAAGACTCTCGAGACCACTCTCATCAACCCTCGCCACCAGACTGCCACTCGCCTCATCCCGCACCCCGCGTCTGTTCCACACCTCGCCGCACCTCGCCCGGACCCTCAGCCCGGCCCCTCACTTCACaatggcctcctcctcctcctcggtccCGCAGACCATGAACGGCATCCGCATCCCCCGCACCGGCGGCaccgacgtcctcgaccaccACACAGAcctccccgtccccgtccccgccgccggtgagGTCCTCGTCCGCAACGCCTACGCCGGCGTCAACTTCATCGACACCTACTTCCGCACCGGCCTCTACCCGGCGCCCCTCcccatcgtcctcggccgcgagggcgccggcaccgtcgtctccgcccACTCCACCGTCGACCCGGACGCCTTCCGCCCCGGCGACCGCGTCGTCTACATGGGCAACTTCGGCTCCTACGCCGCCTACtccgccgtccccgccgcccagctcgtcCGCGTCCCCGACGCCCTGCCCaccgagaccgccgccgccgccttcctcCAGGGCCTCACCGCCTGGACCTTTgtccgcgaggccgccgaggtcaaGCCCGACGAGTGGGTCCTcgtccacgccgccgccggcggcgtcggcctgctcctcGTGCAGATGctgcgcgccgtcggcgcccgcgtcatcgccgccgcgagcaCCGACGACAAGtgcgccctcgccgagcgcAACGGCGCCGGCTGGGTCGTCAACTCGCGCGAGCAGGACCTCGTGCAGGAGGTCAAGCGCATCACGggcggccacggcgccgacgtcgtcttcgacggcgtcggaAAGGCCACCTTTGACGGCGACCTGGAGCTGGCGGCGCGCAAGGGTCGGCTGGTCATCTTTGGCAACGCGGTGAGTCTAGATTTtgccttcccccccccccttcttgttctttcttctcccttTTTCCTTGTGCCGGAGTCTTGTAGAGAGAGATAAAGTCTCCTGTAAAGAATTGACCAACTAACGTCGCGTCATGTCCAGTCCGGCGCCGTGCCCCCCTTCGACATCCTCAAGCTCGGCCAGAAGAACCTCAAGATCATGCGCCCTGTTGTCAACAACTACACCGCCACGAGAGACGAGCTGGAGAAGTACAGCGCCGAGCTGTTCGACATGATCACCTCGGGCAAGCTCGAGATCGCCGTCCACAAGACGTACCCGCTGCGCGACGTCAAGACGGCGCACGCCGACATTGAGAGCCGCAAGACGACGGGCAAGCTGCTCCTCAAGCACGAATGAGGTTCTTTTTCGAGTCAATTTGGGGGTTTGACTGCGAACCAAGTAATCGTCAACCACAAAAAATGAATAAAAGACAATAAAaaacatacacacacacacacacacacaaaccaAAGCAGACTTCTTTGTTTTCAAAATTGATAATCTTTAAAGCTTTTTTTATGCTTCCATTACATTTCCTCTAAAAGGGTTGGACGTCTTATCATGGGTTTTCGCTGTGAATAACACTAATTCTATCATCCGTCTATGTTGGCCAAGTGAGTTCTTCCGCGCTTCTACATTTTGGTCAATCTCCCCGGTGTATAATCTTTAATTATCAATCTCCATATTCAACCACTGGTGGgcttggcgttggcgaggagcTCGGGGGGAGGATCCTGGCGGTAGCCCTTGGGGTTGTTGCTGACCCAGCGCCAAAGGTCCTCGCAGGCCTCCTCCAgcgtcttctccgtcttccagCTAAGTTCCTTGTTCGCGAGCGAGGGGTTGGCCGTGAGGTCCAGGACGTCGCCCTGGCGTCTGGGGACGACCTCGTAGGGGAGctcgcggccgacgacgtggcTGAAGGCCTTGATAATCTCAAAAACGGTGCTGCCGCGGCCGGAGCCCAGGTTCCAGGCCTTGACGCCGGGCTTGTTCTCGCGGAGGTAGTTGAGCGCGGCCAGATGGCCCTTGGCCAAGTCAATGACGTGGATGTAGTCGCGAATGGCGGTGCCGTCTCTTGACGCGTAGTCTGGTCTCGTTAGTGTCGTTGTCCTCTCCCCGATACCAGTCAGTCTGTGCACGTACCGTCGCCGAAAACGAGCAGCTTCTCGCGTTCGCCGGTCGCGACCTTGCCAAGCAGGGGCAGCAGGTTGTAAGGAACGCCCTGGGGGTCCTCGCCAATGAGACCCGAGGGGTGGGCGCCGCAGGGGTTGAAGTATCTCAGCAAGGCGCCGTTGAAGTGCTCAAAGGGCTTgtcggccttcttcagccTGTTGCGCTCGGCCTGGATGTGGTCGGTGATGATCTGCTCGACAAAGGCCTTGGTGTGGCCGTAGGTGTTGGTCGGGCCGATGGGGCAGTGCTCGGGGATGGGGATCATGTTCTCGAAGCGGGTGGCGTCGCCGTAGacggtcgccgaggaggagaagacaATGTTGGGCACATTGTGTTCCGTCATGGACTTGAGCAAcgtgacggtgccgccgacgttGACACGGTAGTACTCGAGGGGGATCTCGCCCGACTCGCCGACAGCCTGGAGTGCGGCGCATTAGTTCCTGCCGTGGAATCCAATGGAAAAGGTAGGGAGGGAATCGCTTgccttgagggcggcgaagtGGATGACACTGTCGATCTCGGGGTGCTTCTTGAAGAcctcatcgaggccggccttgtcggtGATGTCGACCTGGTAGAAG
Encoded proteins:
- a CDS encoding zinc-binding dehydrogenase, with translation MPLVARLSRPLSSTLATRLPLASSRTPRLFHTSPHLARTLSPAPHFTMASSSSSVPQTMNGIRIPRTGGTDVLDHHTDLPVPVPAAGEVLVRNAYAGVNFIDTYFRTGLYPAPLPIVLGREGAGTVVSAHSTVDPDAFRPGDRVVYMGNFGSYAAYSAVPAAQLVRVPDALPTETAAAAFLQGLTAWTFVREAAEVKPDEWVLVHAAAGGVGLLLVQMLRAVGARVIAAASTDDKCALAERNGAGWVVNSREQDLVQEVKRITGGHGADVVFDGVGKATFDGDLELAARKGRLVIFGNASGAVPPFDILKLGQKNLKIMRPVVNNYTATRDELEKYSAELFDMITSGKLEIAVHKTYPLRDVKTAHADIESRKTTGKLLLKHE
- a CDS encoding UDP-glucose 4-epimerase, which gives rise to MAIGTVLVTGGTGYIGSFTSLTLLENGYDVVIVDSLYNSSKVAVDRIELLSGKRPHFYQVDITDKAGLDEVFKKHPEIDSAVGESGEIPLEYYRVNVGGTVTLLKSMTEHNVPNIVFSSSATVYGDATRFENMIPIPEHCPIGPTNTYGHTKAFVEQIITDHIQAERNRLKKADKPFEHFNGALLRYFNPCGAHPSGLIGEDPQGVPYNLLPLLGKVATGEREKLLVFGDDYASRDGTAIRDYIHVIDLAKGHLAALNYLRENKPGVKAWNLGSGRGSTVFEIIKAFSHVVGRELPYEVVPRRQGDVLDLTANPSLANKELSWKTEKTLEEACEDLWRWVSNNPKGYRQDPPPELLANAKPTSG